The genomic interval cagacacttcactgactgagccacccaggcacccctagtattTTTTCTAGTTTGATCTTTTTGCGTAAATTTCTGCCAGCTCTGGAATCTGTTTTGGTGGCAATTCTAAAGTAGgagtctagggcagccccggtggctcagcggtttagtaccacctttggtccagggcatgatcctggagacccgggatcaagtcccacgttaggctccctgcatggagcctgcttctccctctgcctgtgtctgcctctgtgtgtgtgtgtgtgtgtgtgtgtgtgtgtgtgtgtgtgtctcatgaataaataaatgatatcttaaataaataaataaagtaggaatCTAGCTTTAACCCTCCCAGCCCACCCAGAAGGTTGCCCAGTTGTTTAAGTAGCAGTCATGTtgttgggttggtttttttttaatacagtgtcATATTTGTCAATGTTAAGGCCATATATATAGTGATCAAAAAgacagcaggaagaaaaaaaaaagcaggaattcAATGTCCTGTAGCAATCATGGAACCAGTTGTCACAGTGGCCGGCAGTGATCCAGACCTCAGGCAACTCGTGCTGGTGTAGAATGAGACAGTAACTAACCGTGGCGTGGTGCGGTCTATTGTAACGGACTCGGGGCAGCAGGAAATGCTTTGTCCCGCCCCAGGGTGTTGGGAGAGCTCTTTAACCAAGAGTTGGCACTAGAGCCAGGCCTTCAGAGAGTCAAGCTGCATTCTCTGGGCTTGGTGGTACATTCCGAGCAAGGGAACAGAGGCTtaagaatatgtttttctttagatATGGTGTCCAGTTTAATTGGCCAGAGCATGATCTGCAATGCTAGAGATTgtgaaaggcaggcaggaaggtaGATTGGAGCCCATTGGAAAGGGGCTGTCGAGTACTACTGGGGTCTGGACTCCATTGGCCAATGGGTCTCAGGCCTCTTTTGGATCAGAAAGATCTAGGGAACATGGCCTGGcatctgcattttataaaatgtcccagggtggggcgcctgggtggctcagtcagttgagtgtatgaggactcttgatttcagctggagtcatgatctcagggtcctgggatcacgagccctgagttaggctccctgttcaatggggagtctgcttctctccctctgcccctcccccgcctgtgtacgatctctctttctctctcaaataaatcttaaacaaaaccagaaaatgtcCCGGGGCATCCCGATTCTCCGCTGAGGTGGAGGTACTGCTCTCAGCCCTGGGGAGCAAACAGAAGTGTGCCCTGGGTGGAGGGCTGGCCCTCTGCGCTACCCCAGCCTGTCAGTCCAGATCCAAAGGCCCCCAAGTCTCCCTAGCACGGATTTGGTGACATGACTAACCTGAGGTCAGGGAGCCACATCAACTTCTGCCAAAGGAACCCAAATTCCCAAGGTGTTCGTTTCTAAGCCAGTTCCATTGCCCTGGTTTatcccatgtctttttttttctttttcttcaggtttgtttgtttaagtaaactctacacccagtgtggggcttgaactcacaaccctgagatcaagagttgcattctttactgactgagacagccagaaACCCCTATGTGTGGAGTTTGGGTTTTGGGgggggtgttgttttttttaagtaggctccatgcccaacgcggagcccaacacagagcttgaaaactcacaaccctgagatcaagacctcaactgatatcaagagtcagatgcttaactgactgagccacccaggaatcccaaagaaATTGTGTCtacttgtgttttgctttttgggttttttaaaaagatttatttgttgggcacccgggtggctcttttgggtcctgggattgagctcctgttcagcgggagcctgctttttcctctccctctgctgctacccctgcttattctttctctttcataaataaattaaaaatcttttttaaacatttaaaaaatatttatttactcgagagagagagggagcgtgTATGAGCAGGggtagagacagggagagagaaacccaagcagactccccactgagcatggaaactgaggcaaggctccatctcactaccGTTAGGTCAaacttgaactgaaaccaagagtctgatgctcaaccaactgcaccacccaggcaccgctggtttttgttttttaaaatgagtttccttCTTGGTAGAGTTTCCATTAGAagcatttgttttctgtgtgtctttcagaGGAGTCAGCTTTGATGGTAGTGTTGAGCTGCAGAAGAACAGTTTCTGAACTTCATCTCCATCCCTCTGAAACTGGAGTGTGAAGGGCCAAAGCCCCGGGCAGCTTTCAGACAAGATGAAGACCGTGCTCATGGTTGCAGAAAAGCCGTCCTTGGCCCAGTCCATTGCTAAAATCCTCTCGGGGTAAGAAAGACAAACCGGCGGGTTTGTGGGAGGAATCACTAAAcatggtcatttctttttttctggagtgtGACTCCAGCCCTCTGGAATTGACTTGGTTCAGGACAGTGGGTGTTACTGAAGCATCTCAGTATTAGTTTTTGTGGGTGCATTTACTGCTACATTCAGTGTGCGGTCCAGGACTCCCAAAAGGTACAGACACCATTCACAGCGTAGCACCGGGCAGTCCACTGTTGCTCATAAAGCAGCACCCAGCCCTGGTAACTTACACAGAAAGAGAATTCACTAGAAGGAAGAATACAGAGCCAAGATCTCGCCCTGGTCTAAGTCTGAGGCCATGCCACAGACCGTATCGCCACAGGAGCTTTGCCACTGCCCTCAACCACTATAGCTGCAGCCTGTGTGCCTCATGTCACTCAAGAGCAGCATTAGGCTGGCCCTGGTATATAGCCCTACTGAGACACCAGGGCACTAAGAAAGGGGACATCTGTCCCTTAACTCCATCCTGGCCACTGGGGTAGTTGGTGGGGTGCTCCTTTCCTTCCTATCTCTGACTTCCCTCCAGATAGGAAGGGTGCTTGGGTGCTCTGGGTACCTAGAAATGGCCTATGTCCACCGTGACCTCCCCTGGGTCAGGACAGTGGGATGGTGTCTCtttgaaggggaggggagagctgaGAAGTGCCCGATCCACAGAAGCTAAGAAAGTTCAGTTGAGAGGCTGTCAGTGGGGAGCGGGAGCATGAGAAGATGTCAAGGGACCTGGTAATGAGGAGGTCCATGGAGACCTGGTGAAGTTTGAAAGAAGTGGGGCAGAAATGAGAGGAAGGGCCCAAGTGTCTGCTGTGGAGAGCCTTCAGAGAGGGTGCTCCTGGCCTTCAGCTGGCCCAGGGCCCTGCGTGGTGAGCATACCGTGCTGGTTGGTTAGCAATGAGTGGTGTTCCCCGGAGGACCACGACATTCGTCAGCACTGTTACATGCAGTGGCCTGAGGAACGCTGCCACTGactgctctggggaagggggactCTGGCCCTGTGAGTGGTGGCTTCTGGGTCTGGGGCCTCTGTGGTGGCTGTGGCCTGCTGGAGCAGCCATCACTGTGCTTCTCTGCAGGAAACATGTCCTCCCACAAAGGGCTGAACGGAACATGCTCCGTGCATGAGTACAGCGGGACCTTTGCTGGCCAGCCCGTCCGCTTCCAGATGACATCCGTCTGTGGTCATGTGATGACCTTGGATTTCCTGGGTGAGCCCCCTGCACCCTGCCCAACCCCTATCCCACTGAGGGAAGCCCGGCAAAGTGCTGCCCCAAGTCTAGATGGAGCCAGGGAGGGCTCCAGGCAGACAAATTAGTGCAGAACCCATGAGTCCTGAGGCCAGCAGGTCCTGGGTCATCTAGAACCCAGGTTTTAGAGCTCAATGCCCGTGGGTCCCCATCCCAGAGGCACCCCTTAGTCACTGCATGCCCTATGCTCCTTCCTGTGCTTCCTAGAGGTGGTGGATGCCCACCTCAGAGGGGCTGGCCCATGCAGGCACTTGGGAGGTGAATGTGACTGTTGCCCAGTGGTCGTTTGGTGGCTGTCATTGTCATCTTTGTTATCTGTTACCTTGGAAGGGCCAGCATTAGTGACCCAGCAGAGCCACATGCAGGGCCCTGTGGTTGATGAGAGACTCCAGCCTAGGCTCTGTCTCATGCTCTACAGGCTCATGGGCTGGGACTGGAGCCTCTAGAAATttctgttccaaaaaaaaaaaaaaaagaaatttctgttccaCATGTGTGATGTGAGTCTTACGATAGTGCCATCCACTTCCTAGGATTGAGGACTCAGTGTGACGGTGAAGGAAGAGAGCTTAGTGCACAGCAAAGTCTCAATACTTCTTGTTGCCCAGTGACAACAAGGACATTGATTCAGTCGTGTGGCCAAGCATTTGGACTCTTGAGTTTTATCACCAGCCAGCAGGtggggagctgggatttgaacttgaCTCTGTATGACCCCGTTCTCCCAGGCTGTACGAAATGGGgacaaaaagaaagccagagggcTAAGCTTGCAAGCACTGAGCACTGAGTAGAGAAGTAGGTGGATGTACCAGACACGAAGCCCAAGAGACTGATTCCCCATGGGGTTCCCCTGAGCACCTGTCATGTGTGCAGTCAAGTGCTGGGTAGGGGGAGAGTTGCAGCTATTCAGgctggaagagaagacagaggtaGGAGGGGTGTGGTTCAGTGCTCTGGCAAAGTGAGCCAGCCCAGGAATGGCGCTCCAGCCACAGGGCATGTCCTGAAGTGAggctggagcagcagcagccctgcccAGCGGTGGCTCCTGGAGGTGACCAAGGTGTGGTGTCACCTCAGCAGCCCAGGGGAATGaaggcccagctctgcctccaaTTGTGGGGTTCCCCTGGGCAAATTGTTCTCCaagcctccctctcctcctgggccTATGACAATTGGAGAGATCAAGCTTGGTGAGCCAAGAAGTATGATTCAGCTGTCACTGTGGCTATGGTTTGTAGGAAAGTACAACAAATGAGACAAGGTGGACCCCGCAGAGCAGTTCAGCCAAGCCCCGACAGAGAAGAAGGAGGCTAACCCCCAGCTGAACATGGTGAAGTTCCTGCAGGTGTGTGGGCGTGCTAGGGCATGGGCACCTGAGAAGCCTCTACTCTGGGCCCTCTGCACTGCAGGTGGTCTCCAGAGTCCTCTCTTTGATGAACTGGAGGCCTTTGCTGGAAGCCCTGGGTGGGCCTCGCAGCCCTTTCTGCGAGCTCCCCCTGCTGGCCCACGAGGCACCTTTCAGACTGTTCTCACAACCATCCACTGGCCCACCTGGGCAGCCGGGTCACTCAGCCCTGGAGAGcagaaattctgctttttaaactgTTTGTTGGTGGTGGCGGTTTTTCTAATCTTAAATGCACACAcattatggaaaatattaaaaagtagaaggaagaaaaaaatatataatcacacTACCTAAGACAACCACCATTAACATTTAGGCTTATTTCATTTCAGCCCTCTTCCCATGCAGTTTTGGGGGTTAAGAtcattttgcatttataatttctttgtgtCCAAAAAACAAAGTCCTGAGTGAAGTTCTCTGAGTGGCTAAGGCAGCCTAACTGCGTCTAGCGCCGCTGCTCAGCCCGGGCCCAGTCTGGGTGGCAGTCCTGCTCCATGGGGCTCAGGGTGTGGTTGGGAGCACCGTCGGTGGGCACTACGGGCCAGGCCACGGAGGGGCCAGTCACTGTGTACTCTGTGGCAGGTGGAGGGCAAAGGCTGCGACTATATTGTGCTATGGCTGGACTGCGACAAGGAGGGAGAGAACATCTGTTTTGAGGTAAGAGGGGGCCTACTGCTGTCCTTAGTTCGAGCCTTCCCACTGACCTGTCCTCGCATTTGCGCCATGCCGGGGGTGCGGCTGGGAATCTGCTGCGTTGCCTTAGAAATGCcttttttcgggatccctgggtggcgcagcggtttggcgcctgcctttggcccagggcgcgatcctggagacccgggatcgaatcccacgtcgggctcccggtgcatggagcctgcttctccctctgcctgtgtctctgcctctctctctctctctgtgactatcataaataaaaaaaaaaaaaaaaaaaaaattaaaaaaaaaaaaaagaaaaaaaaaaaaaaaagaaatgccttttttcctcctttagttTGGAAATTGCATAGACACTTTGAAATGTATGGACTCTGCCAAGGGCAGAGGGGTATTACCTATTCCCCTACTCGGGTGCACTGTGTGAGCAAACATACAGACAGAGGGCAGAATTTTCTCAGTGGATGGGAAGGTTTTCAGGCCTTCTGGGCACCTCTCAGGGACCTATGGCCAAGGTTGGTTGCCACTTAGCtacctttcttcctgcttttctcaCTTCCAGCCTTCACCGTCCCCTCCAAGATGCCATCAAGCCTCCCCCTCCCGTCTTGTTTCCACCCTCCCTGCAAGGACACAggtgtctgcctctcttgtgGCTGTGACGCCCTCACGCGGCTCCTGACTGCAGGTGTCCCCTGGTGCAGCTCACGCTCCTGCCTCTTGCACCCCCAGTTCTCACCCGGAGCCTATTACACTTTGGGGCTTAGGAAATGCTTCCTGTGTGGCAGAGGGAGCTCAGGACAACCCAAGTTCCAGCACAGCACCCTCAGTCAACATGATCACGCTTTGTCCCTTCCTAGGCACTCTTGTCCCGGCCCCACCCCTACGGGACTGCTCCTTCCCTGGGGGCAGAAGCTCGGGGGCTTTCTCCCCTCAGCAACAAAGGCACCCCCCACCAAAGAATCTACATGGCCAGGGTCCAGTGTGACTCCCCTCCCACTGCACAGCCTTCATAGTGAGTCTGGCTCCAGGCCCCCTGCTGGGCTTAGCCCTCAGTCCCTAAGGTGGGGgtcccctgtgccctccctgctcctgccctttgtcttttcctcttcattctgATTTCCCTCCCTGGCTTTTCTTCAGCTTCTTAAGAGTTCCACCCACCCCTCCTTGCACTCTGCCCtctaaaaagaagggaaatgggtCAAGTGGGGTGGATTGCATGACTGAGTTTCCCTGTGTCGTGGCATTAGCATTTCCTGGTTTGGCAAGGGTGAAAGCAGATAAGAGAAAGGATGGTAGTAAGGGGGGGTGTTTGAACAAGTTTGTCAGTGGAAGGAAAAGAAGCCGTGTAGCAGGAGTGATGTGGAGAGACAGACTTCTGGACAggcaaggaggtggaggagggtctGGCAGGATGGAGAGGAAGTCACACCAGCAAGGTTCAGCCCCAGAGAGGAGCCCTCACACGAGAGGCGTGGAGGCAGAGATTTGGAAGGTGAGTGACAGCTGGGCTGCCTCCCCCAGGTCCTGGACGCTGTGCTGCCCGTCATGAATCCAACCCATAGTGGCGAAAAGACCGTGTTCCGGGCCAGGTTCAGCTCCATCACAGACACGGACATCTGTGCCGCCATGGCCCGCCTGGGCGAGCCAGACCACAACGAGGCGCTGTCGGTGGACGCCAGGCAAGAGCTGGACCTGCGCATCGGCTGTGCGTTCACCAGGTGCCGGCTGCCCTCCCTTTGGCCAGGGCTCCTGCCTCATGGGTCCCCATTTGCTGCCCCTGGGCCTGGTTAGTACTAGGCTAGTGTCCATATTCTAAAAACCCTGAAGGCAACTGTCTCTCTGGCAGGGTGTTTGCCTCACTGCATGGGTCTTgaggagagggtggagggcatagaatagaatagaagggTTTCCCAGCCCCAGGATGGGTGGAAActcttctctcttgccttccGTGCCATGTGTGCAAACACATGATTCCTCTCTACCCACACACACCTTTCCCGGCCCCTGTGCTGAGCCACGTTCTCACTCTGTCCCCTGTCTTCTGAGCAGGGGCACTGCCGCCAGCTGGCCCCATGCTGGACTCAACGTGGGTGATTAACGATGGTGGCTTTGAGTGCATACGTGACCAGAATATCTTTCTCTACCCCATGCCTCCTTGTAGATTTCAAACTAAGTACTTCCAGGGAAAATATGGCAATCTAGACAGCTCCCTCATCTCCTTTGGGCCATGTCAAACCCCTACCCTGGGCTTCTGCGTGGAGAGACATGATAAAATCCAGTCCTTCAAACCGGAGACGTACTGGGTGCTGCAGGCCAAGGTTTGCTTTCCCTTCCCTACACACGCTGGGTCTTTCCAGGTTCGGGCTGTGGACTCTGAGGGTCTTCTGTCATCATCCGGCCCATTAAACCCCCGAGGCCAAGGGCACAGGAGGGACGCCAGAGTGGTCTGTGGGGTGCTCAGGGAAGGGATCCCAGCCTTCATAGGCCTGAATGCATTGAATTTAGAGGCAAGAATGAACTCAGCCttgagggggagggggccgggtaGATCATGCCTCAGAACAGTCAGCTGTGATGGTCAGGTCCGAGGTTTGGACCAAGGGCCATAAGCCACTGACTTTCAGACTTTTTGAAGTCTTAGaaccatttctccaaataatGCCGTCCGTGTAAGCTTCTTACAAGATTTAAAGCAATACAGAGCTGGTCTGGTTGACATAGGGCTGGGGGCCCCTGTAAGGACTACACCTAGTGCTGGCCAGGTGTCAGAGGGTGGGCAGGGATGGCATTTGTGACGGAGGTTCCAACACCCTTAAGGATACAGCAGCCTTGGCTCTGGGCTCCCCTTACGAGACTACTTGCCGAATCTCAGGGGAGAGGCCTGGAGTCAGGGCAGCCTTTCCTTGGGACAGGGCTGGGTCTCAGCCTACATATCTGTGCACCTCTGCACACCTGTATAGGTATGGCTGTGAGACCTTAGAGCCGGGACCATTTtcttcccagaggaggaccagctTCATCTACCTCGATTCTCTTCCCTGGCAGTGTGTGCTCACCTGGACATTTTCTTTCCCGTCTTCTGCCTTTGTACTTTTTCCTATAGGTCAATGCCGATAAAGACAGATCTCTTCTTTTGGACTGGGACCGAGTACGAGTGTTCGACCGGGAGATCGCACAGATGTTTTTAAACTTGACAAAGCTGGAGAAGGAAGCCCAGGTGGGCCTGCCCCACGTGTATCTGTCACGTTTGCTCGGGGCAGGGGTAGACCTTGGATGCCTCTGGCTAGAAGAGTAGCTCGTGACCTAGGgtcccatctttctttcctttctggaaataGACATCTTGTAGAAAGATGGACAGTTATTGATGCAAGCGGTAACTGTGTGCTACATCCCTGCTCTGTACCAGGCATTGCCCCACATCCACGACCTGCAGCCCCTATCCATGTGACCCCAGGGGCATTATCTCTTTTTGGCAGGACTCCATTTCACACCAATGTGCCTTTTCTGTGATACGGACGCTAACAACTCTAGAGGGACCTGTGTGCATGTCAGTGAACTCggccgaggtcacacagctagcatgGGATATCCCAGCCTCAGTCAGCTTTCCTGGCCTTTATGGTGCTGTGTTTTTTACTCAGGTTTTTTATGAATTTGAGAGTCATGTGCTGGGCTTTTAGGAAGAGGGTGATgccacctggcagggggctggctgcctggggtgggggcaattCCACCGCCACTGCAGTGGCCCACAGCCTTACCAGCTACCACAGTCGTGCAGGTACGGCCTGGCCTTCTTCAGCTGCCTTCTCGTCCTTTTCAAGCTTTCCTTGGGTGCCCTCTGCTTAGACATGCAATTGATGCAGGCTTCCAGAACTTCCTCCAAAGCtgcttcacactttttttttttttcttaagatttatttatttatacatgagagacacagactgaaagagagaggcagtcataggcagagggagaagcaggctccttgcagggagcccagtttgggactcgatcccagatcccaggatcacaacctgaaccgaagggcgctgcccaatcgctgagccatccagtcgTCCCTGCTTCACGCTTTTATCCTTGATCGTGTTCTCAGGATACCCCTTGCCACCATCTCCAGGTCTCACCCATAGTGATCCCAGCTTCCACTGCAGCACACACCCATTTTGGACTAAATTTGCCCCCACATTTGTCCTTCTGGAATCCACAAGGCACTGCCCTGATGCATGGCTGGTCTCTGTGGTGTTAGGAGGGGTAAAGCATCACAGTTGTTTGGATTGTTTTAGCCACAGGCAAGACAGTCCTCTCTTCTGACAACCGTTCAGCCCAGAGTTTGAAGctgattgatattttatttaaactacaTGCTGTTTACAAACATTTCAAAACAGTTCCCAACATTGGAAAATTACAAGATGTCACATAAAAGGCCTGATTTGCAGCTTTTGTTGACAAACTAGAAGATGTAGCAACACCAGTAACCCCTGGTGGGAGCACTTGGGTGCACCGAGAGGCAAGTGGCTGCCCAAGGTGGGCCTGCACTCCGTGGCCTGCTGCAGGCCTCACCTGCCGTCCCAGTGGCCTGGCTGTTTCTGGCTCCTGTAGGATGAGTTTGTAACCCCTTCTCCTGGCTCTTCCCCATTCCCCATATTTACCAAACAAGACCCTCACATGTGGTAGACCTGCAGGTTCAGATGGAAAGGGTTGCACTGACTAATGCAATATCTCCAACATTTCAGGAATAGGGAAGAAATGGTCATCATAAAACTGTGGGGTGGGTTAGTTGTTGCTAAATGCCAGCAGAGCACTAGGAGAAAATGGTGGGTGCAGGACAGCCAACAGATGTGGGAGCCAGATGGCTTCTATGGCAGTGCTTAGAGAACTTTGCAACCTGTGGCCAGAGGGAAGACCAAGATCTGTGGCTGGAGTGTAATGGAAAAACAAGGTGACGGATATTACAACCCCCGCATCTCTGACACCAAAGTCAGGCTGTGACAGGGAAGGCATGAGACCTGCGACTTGGCATGGGCATGTCTAGCTGAATGCACTTGAGAACTTATAACTCCGAGTCCCTAAAACTCTGGGCCAAGGGGCTTCCTCCTTCCTATAGGTCTGGAGCTTCCAGCTTCACCTGGAGACATTGCAGAGACCACACCCAAAGGCTGGTTCAGGATTATGCGTGCCTTACTCAAGAAATGTCCCAGATCCCATCATTTCTTTTGGACTAATAACCAATGTTAAGTATCAAAGTGTCCTGACTAATGGCTATTGTCTCTGGATGACAGGAAGGATAACTAAAAGGACCTAGGCAGTCATGCCTAGACGTGTCTTGAGGTGTTGGATCAAGAAGAGGATAAAAGGCTGGATGGGGAGAATTTATCAATCCTGGTGCAGTCCCCCATGATTCAGACCAACTTAGAGTTGGTCCTGATGGGATAGTATCTGAAACTTGGATAAATGGGATCCCAGTGTCAAAAAGATGGGGATGCTGGAACAGAGTCAAAAtggtgagaaagaagagagagggagcaagagcaggggggaagggcagagggagagggagaagcggactccctgctgagcagggtgcctgatgccgggttccatcccaggaccctgagatcgtgacctgagctgaaggcagatacttaaccaactgagcaaccctgGAGCccctgtttttgttattttaactgGGCTCCACACCCTACATggaacccaacatgaggcttgaactcacgatcctgagatcaagacctaagttgagatccagagtcagacacttaactgaatgagccagccaggtacctctaatttgtggttttaattctctaatgattgatgatgttgagcatctttttatgtatttgtttgccttctctatgtcttcttaatgaagtatctatttaaaaattttctcgtATTAAAACTgaatggattgttttcttattaatgGGTTTTGAGACTTCCTTATATAGTCTAGATACAAGCCCTTTATCAGgcatgtgttttgcaaatattttctcccagtctgtgtatttgaaatttttaaaagataatttattcatttatttgagagagagtaagcataaatggggggggggggcagagggagagaaagaagcaggctccttgctgagcagggagcccaatgtggggctccatcccgagacctaagatcatgtcctgagctgaaggcagacatttaaccaactgaac from Canis aureus isolate CA01 chromosome 27, VMU_Caureus_v.1.0, whole genome shotgun sequence carries:
- the LOC144299454 gene encoding DNA topoisomerase 3-beta-1-like codes for the protein MKTVLMVAEKPSLAQSIAKILSGVRSRTPKRYRHHSQRSTGQSTVAHKAAPSPGNMSSHKGLNGTCSVHEYSGTFAGQPVRFQMTSVCGHVMTLDFLDKVDPAEQFSQAPTEKKEANPQLNMVKFLQVEGKGCDYIVLWLDCDKEGENICFEVLDAVLPVMNPTHSGEKTVFRARFSSITDTDICAAMARLGEPDHNEALSVDARQELDLRIGCAFTRFQTKYFQGKYGNLDSSLISFGPCQTPTLGFCVERHDKIQSFKPETYWVLQAKVNADKDRSLLLDWDRVRVFDREIAQMFLNLTKLEKEAQVGLPHVYLSRLLGAGVDLGCLWLEE